The genomic window GTAACGGAGGAGACTACGCTCCCTTAGAGATAGTCAGGGGTGGAATACTGGCTTCTAAAGAGTTCGGGTACAAGCTTTTCCTGGTCGGTGATGGGAAAAAGATAGAAGCTATTCTGAGAAAGTCCGGTGAGCTTGGTAACCCGCTCCTTGAAGTTGTTGATGCTCCCGAGAACGTCGGTTTTCAAGAGTCCCCATCAAGTGTTTTAAAAAAGAAAAATTCCTCCCTGTACGTCGGTGCTAAGCTGGTCAGGGAAGGCAAAGCCCAGGGACTTATATCCGCCGGAAATACGGGAGCTGTCCTTGCGGTGGGCAAATTTATAGTGGGAGCTGAGGAGGAGGTAGAGAGACCGGCTATAGCTGTAGCCTTACCAAACCCCAAGGGAAAAACCGTTCTTATAGATGTTGGTGCAAACGTTGATTCTAAACCAAGACATTTGGTCCAGTTTGCCGTCATAGGACACACCTATGCCCAGGAGATACTGGGTATAAAAAACCCCCGTGTTGGATTGTTGAGTATAGGTGAGGAAGAAGGAAAGGGGAACGAACTTGTAAAGGAGACCTACCCCCTTCTTAAACAGACAGGGTTGAACTTCCTTGGAAACGCAGAAGGGAGGGACATATACGCTGGTACTTTTGACGTCATAGTGTGCGATGGTTTCGTTGGAAATATAATTCTAAAAGCCAGTGAGAGCTTGGGATTAGCCGTGGTCCAGATGATAAAAGAGGAGATAAAGAAAAGCCTACTGGCTAAGTTTGGAGCCTTCTTGCTCCTTCCTGCTTTGAACAGTTTCAGGAAGAAGGCTGATTTTACCGAGTACGGTGGCATACCTCTCCTTGGTGCTAAGAAACCGGTGATAATCACCCACGGAAAGGCGAATGCTAAGGCTATTAAGAATGCGATAAAGGTTGCGGGTGAGTTCCTATCCCACGACTTTAATGTTAAGCTTGTTGAAAACATAAGGGAACTTATTCCTGAAGAAGTGAGGGTCTGATGGGAACGAAGATAGTCGGTACAGGGATATCTCTTCCAGAGAACGTACTTACGAACTTTGACTTGGAGAAGCTCGTAGATACGTCTGATGAGTGGATAACTACCAGGACGGGTATAAAGGAGCGCAGGATCGCAAAGGAGGAAAGCGTCGTTGAAATGGCAAAGGAAGCCTCCTTGCAGGCTCTTAAGAGGGCGAACCTACAACCAGAGGATATAGATGTGGTTGTGGTTGCCACGTTGACTCCAGAAAAGAAATTCCCTTCAACGGGCTGTTTGCTACAGGCTGAACTGGGCATAACCTCCGGCTACGCCTTTGACTTATCTGCAGCCTGCAGCGGCTTTTTGTACTCTCTTGAGGTTGCTGATGGGTTGCTTAAATCTGGTAAAGCTCGTAGGGTTCTCGTTGTGGGGGTTGAGAAACTGTCTGAGATAGTGGACTGGACAGATAGGAGTACCTGCGTTCTCTTTGGGGACGGAGCAGGAGCGGTAATCCTTGAAAACTCTGATGACGGAAGTGAACTGTTGGCTTCCAAGATGTACTCGGAAGGGAACTTATGGGACATACTTTACGCAGATAAGTGCGGCTATATAAAGATGAAGGGAAGGGAGCTCTTCAAGGTGGCGGTTAGAAACATGGAAGAGGCGTGCAGAGAGGTCTTAGAAACCTCTGGAGTTCCCCCCGAAGATATATCCCTGATAATTCCTCACCAGGCTAACGTCAGGATAATAAACGCTCTTGCAGAGAAGCTCGGGATACCCATGGAAAGGGTTTATATAAACATAGACAGGTACGGCAACACCTCAGCAGCCTCCATACCCATAGCTCTACATGAAGCAATTGAGGAAGGAAGGCTTAAAAGGGGAGACCTCGTCCTGATGACAGCTATGGGAGGCGGCTTAACCTGGGGTGCCGCTCTCCTGAGGTATTAACTTCCCCCTGACCTCATTTATATCCGTCGTTGGAGCTTCGCACTGGAAGTTTCTACACAGGTAGTAGGTCGTCTTTCCTTCTATTTCTTTCAGGGACCTTAAAAACTCACTTATTCTTTCAAGGCTCTCGTCTTTTATACCAAAGATGCCCTCGGGAAGGAATTCCCTCTCAAGTTCAAGGAGGTTAAACTTGGCTTCATCTCCAACACCGATCAATTCAAAGCTACCGTTCACAAGGATATCCGCGGCGAGCAGTGAGAAGGTGTGTGCTCCAGGGAAGGAAGATATAACCTGTGAAAAAGCCCTCAAGGTTTGCTCCCCTTTCTTCTCATACTCCTGAATTCCGAGCAATCTTCCGAGCCTGACCAGGTTATAGGCAAGAACTGAGTTTCCAGAAGGTGTAGCCCCGTCGTATATTTCCTTCTTCCTCACAAGGACTTTCTCTCCAAAGTCAGGTGTCTGAAAGAAGCCGAGGTTTTCCTCATCCCAGAAGTGTTTAAGGACAAACTCTGAGAGTTCTATGGCTTTCTCAAGATACTTACTTATAAAGCTCGCCTCGTAAAGCTCAATCAAACCCCATATCATGTAGGCATAGTCCTCCAAGAAGGCGTCTATACCAGCTTCACCGTCCTTGAATCTGTGCAGGAGTTTACCCTCTTCGGAAAGCATTCTCTCAAGGATGAAATCTGCAGCCCTCTGGGCGGTATCAATCAAATCCTTTCTTCCCAAAGCTATCCCAGCCTTGGAGAAGGCTGCTACGGCAAGCCCGTTCCAGTCTGTGAGAATCTTTTCATCTCTTAGGGGTCTGACTCTCTCCTCTCTCCTTTTAAAAAGCTTGTTCCTTATCTCCTCCAGCTTCTGCTTCAGCACGTCCTCTTCGTACCCAAGTTCATTGGCGTATTCTGCAAGCTCCTTTTTCATATGGAGGATGTTTTTACCTACCTTCTTCCTGGTCGCTTCCTCCAGGAAGTTACCTTCCTCTTCTACTCCGAAGACCTTCTTCACCAAGTCCAGTTCCTCTTCAGTCAGGACCTCTCTGAGCTCGGAAACCTTCCAGGTGTAAAACTTGCCCTCTTCACCCTCGCTGTCCGCATCCTCCGCTGAGTAGAAAACTCCTTCGGGGGACAGCATATCTCTACGTAGGTATTCGGCTATCTCCTCAACAACCTGGGCGAAGAACTCATCTTTTGTAGCCTGATAAGCTTCCGAGTATGTAAACATTAAAAGGGCGTTATCGTAGAGCATCTTTTCAAAGTGAGGGAGTAACCATTCCTTGTCGGTTGAGTACCTGTGAAAGCCGAAACCAACGTGGTCCCATATACCTCCAAGCCTCATCCTCTTCAAGGTATGCTTAACCATAGATAGAGCCCTATCGTTACCAGTCCTCCTGTAGTATCTGAGCAGAAAGATTAGGTTGTGGGGTATCGGAAACTTAGGAGCACTCCCAAACCCCCCGTAGGTTTCATCATAGGTGTGATAGAGCTCGGAGAACCCCTTGTGGAGCACGGATTCGTCAAGCCTATCGCCTATGTAACTTCCCTCTTCACTGCTGGATAAGGCTTCAACCACCTGATTGGCAGCAGTCAGAACCTTTTGCCTGTCCGCTTTCCAGAGCTCGGCTATCTTGAGGAGGATGTCCTTTAAACCCGGCCTTCCGTATATACTTTCCTTTGGGAAGTATGTTCCGGCAAAGAAGGGTTTCTTATCGGGAGTCATTATTACGGTTAAGGGCCACCCTCCTGAACCCGTCATCATGTGGCAAACGCTCATATAAACGCCGTCTATGTCGGGTCTCTCTTCCCTGTCCACTTTTATAGGGACATAGTTTTCATTAAGAATGCTTGCCACTTCTTCATCTTCAAAGCTTTCCCTCTCCATTACGTGGCACCAGTGGCAGGTTGAGTATCCTATGGATAAAAAGATGGGCTTATCTTCACGTTGTGCCTTCTCAAAGGCTTCTTCACCCCAGGGATACCAATCCACGGGGTTGTAGGCGTGCTGTTGTAGATATGGGCTTTTTTCCTTGATTAACCTGTTAGGCTTTCTCTTTTCCATTTAGAAGAATTTGGTGCGCTCTTATCCTGGCGTGATGAGTTTTATCAGGGTTTAATTATTGGGTGGGCTCCCTTATACTTTCTTTGGTTCATAGCCTTCTTTGGTCTCTGCTTTTCCTGGTTCTTATCCCATTTACTCTAATTAAGCCCAGCCTCTCTGAAAGGGTACTCTGTATCCTCACTGGTATCCTTCTCATATTCCTGGGTCTTATCCTTTTCCTGCTTTCTGTATGGGAGCTATCCAGGGCTGGAGGGACAACAACCGTTCTCAAAAGAGCGAAAAGGCTTGTTAAGGGAGGAGTTTACAGCTGCAGTAGGAACCCTATTTACGTTGCTGTAATTCTTATCTCCTTGGGAGAGTCCCTTACCTTTTGCTCTTCAGCTTTCTTGGGATACACCTTTCTTCTTACACTTGGGTTGCATCTCTGGGTTATCCTGTTTGAGGAACCTATGCTCAGGAGGATTTACGGCGACGAGTTTGAGGATTATTCAAAGGAAGTACCTCGCTGGGTAGCTTTTCCAGATATAGTGACCTGCTTGGGAAGGCGAAGGAGGAACCGTTCCTCTCAACTATCTCCATTATCTTGAGGTTTATATCTTCCACTATCTTGAGGTACTCGGCGTAGTCGGCTGTGTCGGTATAGTATTGTAAAAGTATGTTCAGAGAGCTGTCACCGAAAACCTCAAAATGGACGTAGAAGTTTTCCTCCTTAGATACCCTGGGATGGTTGGCTAACATATCCCTTATGTCCCTGAGTATATTTTCCATCTGCTCCCTGGTGGTGGAGTAAACCAGACCTATGTAAGTTCTCACCCTTCTTTTGTCCCTTCTTGACCAGTTGTCTATATTCTGGTTCACTACCTCCTTATTGGGGATAGATACGAGGGTTTTGTCAAAGGTTCTTATCTTGGTTGACCTAAGTCCTATCTCTTCTACCGTTCCCTGAACACCGGCTATCTGACCGGACTCTCCGCTCAGTATGGGTTTATCAAGGAGTATGACAAAGCCGCTTATTATATTTTCCAGTGTATCCTTTGCTGCCAGGGACACTGCCAAGCCTAGGAGACCGACCGAAGCTAAAAGGGCGCTTACGTTTATGCCCCACTCCTGAAGTATGGCAACACCTATAACGAGGATGATAAAAGCTTTTGTAAGCTTTACCAGGAAACCTCCTATCTCTCTGGAAAGTTCCCTTCCGAATCTCTGGGCAAACTCATAAAACTTGTCTTCAAAGGCTGTTACGAGGTTAAAGGACATCCACCCTAAGGTGAAGACTGCCAACGTTTTTATGACCTTTAGCGTTATTTTGCTCTCTATACCGATTATGGCAAGGGACAACCCAATACCTGCGATAACCACCAGGAAACTTATAGGTCTTGTCCAGGCTCTCAGTATTATGTCATCTATCTCCGTAGGGGTCCTCCTCACAAGCTTTCTCAGGGAAGTTATCGCCACAAGGGTGAAGAGTTTTCTGAAAAAGAAGAACAGGAATAGTACAAGCAGGGCGAGTATAAATCTGTAAAGGGGTGTTCCGAGTATAACGAAGTTCAGGTATTCCTGAAGATTTCTGACTGTTTCCACAAGACTTTCCATTACAACCTGAGATTATATAATATCAAGAGTGATGGAAGGATACCTGGTGGTTCTGATAACTACACCCACGGAAAAGGGAGAGGAGCTGGCAAACTTCATCGTTCAAAACAAGCTCGGAGCCTGCGTTAACGTAATCCCTGAAGTAAAGTCTACATACTGGTGGAAAGGGAACATAGAGAGGGATAGGGAGTCACTTCTGGTTGTGAAAACGAGTTCAAGGAAGTTCAACGAGCTGGTGGATAGGGTGAAGGAAGCCCATCCCTATACCGTTCCTGAGATAGTAGCTCTGCCTATATTTGCGGGAAATCCTGACTATCTGAACTGGATTGGGGAAAGCCTTGAATGAGACCCCTTAAACTTGAGCTTGAAGGTTTCACGGTTTATAAAAAGTCTCAGGTAATTGACTTTGAAAAATTAAACTTCTTCATAATCCAGGGCAAAACGGGTGCGGGTAAGACCAGCATAGTTGACGCTATAACTTTCGCCCTTTACGGGAAGGTTCCAAGGTACGGGAAGTCTCGTTCTGCAACCACTATGGTCATGTCCAAAGGAAGCAAGAAGTTAAAGGTCTCCCTTGAGTTCTCTGTGGGGGGAAAACGCTACAGAATAGAGCGCTTTTACAGGGAGAAGCCTAAGGAAGACGTGGTTCGTGTTGAGGAGGAGGGGCGCCGCCTTGACCTGAAGAAGACAGATATAGAAGGCTGGGTTGAGAAGGTTACAGGACTTGATTACAACACCTTTACAAAGGTGATTCTCCTTCCACAGGGAGAGTTTGATAAATTCCTTAAGCCTTCTTCTCCAAAGGAAAGGAGAGACATACTTATAGGACTCCTGAACCTTGAGGTTTTTGATAGGGTTAGGGAGCTTGCCGCAGAGACCTACCGCTCTCTGGAGGGACAGCTCAATGCTATAAAGGCTGAGCTTGAGAGTTTGAGTGAGCTTACCGAATCGGACATTGAAGAGCTTGAGCGCAGGAGACAAAAGCTGGAGAGGGAGGTTGAGGGTTTGAGGAGTGTCCTCTCCGAGCTGGAGGAACGCCTTAGACGTGCAAGGGAACGGGAAGAAACCGAGATAGAGCTCGTTAGGGCAAAGGAGAACCTTGAGGGGCTCCTGTCTAAAAGTCAAGAGTTTGAAACGTTGAAAAGGAGGGTGGAACTGGCGAGGAGGCTCCTTCCCTATCTTCCCTACATAGAAGGGCTTGAAAGGATAGCTAAAGAGCTTAGGGACTTGAGACTGGAAAGGGAGAAGGTTTTAAAAAAGAAGATAGAGGTTGAAGAGGAGCTTAAAAACGTAAAGCTTGAAAGGGAAGAAGTTGAAAGAGAGTATTCTAAGCTACCCAAACTTAGGGAGGAACTCCATCTACTGGTTAGTGAGAGGGAGAGGCTCTCCCTTGCAAAGGAGGAACTTTCTTCCATTGAGCAGAACCTCAAGGCTGTGGAAGAAAAGGAAAAGGTTTTAAGACAGAAGGAGGAGGTTCTCAAAGACAGGGAGGAGAAGCTCCAGGTTGGCGAAGAGTACATCAGGAGAACAGAGGAGGAGATTAACTCCCTTGGGTACGATGAAGAGGAGTATGAAAGGCTCTTAAAGGAGGTTGAAAAAAAACAGACTCTCCTGGAGCAGCAGAGGAGGCTTGAGGAGATAGAAAGGGAACTTAAGGAGCTTGAGAGTTTACGGGATGTAAAGGTAAGGGAGCTTAAGAGCCTCAGAGAAAGTCTTGAGGAAGCGGAGAGAGAGCTACAGGAGAGTAGCATAAAGGTCTATGTTCAGCATATAAGGGCTCATTTGAAGGAGGGAGATCAGTGTCCTGTATGTGGCGGGGAGTTTAAGGGAACACCGGAAGGACAGGAGAGTGCGGATACCGAAGGTCTGAGGTTAAAGGTTAAGGAATTGCAAAACAGGCTTCTTTCCGAAGAGAAGGAGCTCTCATCTCTGGAAGCTAAGGTAGAGTCCCTGACTAAGGAGAGGGAGAGCCTTTCTTCAAAACTAAGAGGTTGGGAGAACATACTGAAGATAGACATAGAAAGCAGGCTGAAGACCTTAGAGGAAAAGAAGAAAAAGAAGAAAGAGCTTGAGGAGAAACTCAAGAAGTTTACTGAGAGATATAATCAACGCTTAAGGGAGAGGGAAGAAGCCCTGAGGGAAGTTGAACGTCTGAAGAGCGAGCTGTCCTCTTTGAAAAGCTCCATTGACGAGAAGAGAAAGAGGCTGAGTGGACTTCTCAAGGGGGAAACCACCCCTGAGGCTGTGGATGAAAGACTTTCAGAGTTAGCGTTTAAGGAGAAAGATATAAAGAGTAAGATTGAAGAGGTTGAAAGGAAGAGAGAAGAGATAGGTAAGTACATAGAAGAGCTTAACAAGAGTTTGATATTCCTTGATACAAAGCTCAGTGAGATAGAAAGCTCCATAGAGGGTAAGGAGAAGGAAAAGAAGGAGAACAGTAGAAAGCTGGCACCTCTCTTTGAGGAGCTGGGAGACCTTGATAAGGTAAAGGAACTCTCTATGACACAGGAAGAACTTTCTGCCCTTGAGAGGGAACTTGAGACTTACAACAGGGAGGTAGCGGGGCTTGAGGATAGGATAAAGGAGCTTGAGAGGAAGCTTTCCCAGATTCAAGAGACTGAAAAACCTGAAAACATAGAGATGCTACTTGCCAGTAAGAGGGAGGAGCTTGAACAGCTCTTGAAGACGGTAGGAGAACTTAAGATAACAGCCCAGCAAAAAAGGGAGTTGTTGGAGAAGAAAGAGAGTCTTGGAAAGAGAGCCTCTGAGATAGAGCGAGAGATTCTCATATACTCCCAGATAAGTGAAGACCTTAAGAGTAATAAACTTCAGGACTTTGCTGCAAGCCTTATGCTTAATAGGATAGTGGAAAGGGCAAGTGAATACCTCTACAACTTCACAAACACTTATGAGTTTGGACTTGATGACAAGGGGGAGCTGGTTGTCATAGACAGGGCTCAAGGTACAGAGAGGGACGTCAAAAGCCTTAGCGGAGGGGAAACCTTTCTGGCGAGTCTGTCCCTTGCGCTGGGTGTAAGCGACATCCTATCTGCGGACGCCCATTTGGAGAGTCTTTTTATAGATGAAGGTTTCGGCTCCCTTGATGAGGAGACCAGAGAAAGGGTCAGTGACATACTTGAGGTTATAAAACAGAGGATAAACAGGATGGTTGGGATTATATCTCATATTCCTGACCTGGCGGAGCGGTTCCACCAGAGGGTTGTTGTAAAGAAGCATGGGGACTTTTCAACGGTGGAAGTTTTCTATTAAATTTTCCAAATAATGTTTTAAAAAAATTCAAACAACATTTCAACGTGACAAAATAAGTTATTGATATATCTTTAAAAATAGAACACAGGAGGTGAAATCAATGGACAGGAAAAGGAGTGTATTTAAAGCTGCCGAGTATGTCAAAATACTGAAGAAGTTCCAGCCCTCCTGTTGGGAAGAGGCTGATTACGCTCAGGAGTGTATACCTTCAAACTTTAAGAACCTTAACGGTACCAGCGGTCGTAGGGAGGATTACTACGTAGATTTCTCGGATATAGTTGCGGTAAGGTAATCAGTTCAGAGAGACGAGTACCTTTTCCAGAGCTTCCAGGAAGATATCGTTCTCTTCGGGCTTACCTATGCTCACCCTAAGGCATCTATCAAGGCCCGGAAGATAGGACATGTCCCTTATGAGTACATCCCTTTCAACGAGACCCTTGTGAACAGCTTTTGCGTTGAAGGGTGTTCTGAAGAGAATGAAGTTGGCTCTGCTGGGAAATACCTCAACCCCTTTAATCCCCTTTAACTCTTTTAATACTCTCTCACGCTCGCTTGTTACCTTTTTAACGCTCTCTTCTATGAAATCTCTACCACTGCTCAAGACAACCTTAGCTATTATCTGAGATGGAGACGTTACGTTGAAAGGCAGTCTTAACTTATTTAACTCCGACACTACAGATTCTTTTCCAATGAGAATACCAACCCTCAGACCTGCAAGCCCTATCTTTGATAGGGTCCTTAGAACAACCGTATCCTCTCTCTTAAGAGCCTCATCCTTAAAACTCTCCCCCGAATAGCTGTAGTAGGCTTCATCAACAACTGTGAAGACACCTTCTTCTCTTATCCTGTGTATCTTCTCCTTGGAGAAGAGGTTTCCTGTTGGGTTGTTTGGGTAAGAGTAGTAGGCAAGAACCACGCTTTTGTTAGCTATCAGCTCAAGGCTCTTCTCAAGGTTTATGTCAAAGTTTTCATCAAGCTGGACGCATACCTTGGGTCTTCCCAGCATGTCCGCTGAGATTTCGTACATGGGAAAGGTAGGAACGGGTACGTATACCCCCTGGCTAAAATCTCCGACAGCTATTGAGAGGTAGTATATGAGCTCGTCCGAGCCGTTCCCCAGGAGGATATTTTCGGAAGAGACACCAAAGAAGTCTCCTATAACTTCCCTGAGCTCCTCCGAATTGGGGTCAGGATACCTGTTCAGTTGAGTTTCCTTTAACTCATTTAGTATAAGAGTTTTTAAGTCTTCTGGCAGGTCATAGGGTAACTCGTTGGAGGATAGCCTTATCCTTGCCTTTGTGGTTTCGGTCTTGTACGCCTTTAAACTGTTAAGTCTTCTGGATAGCATTAAGTCAGGGCTTAGCTCCTGTGCCTTCCTCTTCTTTCTCTTCCTCTTCCGCTTTCTTCAGATACAGTTCAAGCTCTGCCACCGTTGATTCCTGAAGTTTGTCTTCCAGTATGCCCTTAATTAACCTGTTTAGCTTTTTATCGTCTCCCATAGCGATACCACTCAGGACAAGATAAAGCCTTTTTGGTAGTGAGAGAGATACTTTTTTATACCTTGGTCCGCCTCTTCTTTTACCTTTTCTAGCCATAATACCACCTCCTTCTGTTTCCCTTGTTAATTATTTTAGCGCTTTTTTATATGTTTTCAAACTTTATATTGAACTCAATTGCGTGATTTATTAATTCGCAGTAAACCTTAAAGGGAGTAAGTATGACTTCAAGCTTCTTGTTGGGTTCAATAAGGCAACAGGCACCGTTTAACAGCTCCTTAAGGAGCCGAAGCTTTGTATTCAGGGTGTTTATTAGTTCAAGGCGTTCCATTTCCCGTTCAACCTCATCGGGTATGCCGGACAGAAAGGTTATGTCAAAGTTAAAGACCTCATACTCGTCGTATATAGAATCAAGAGCCTCTTCAAGTCTCAAGAGAAACTCCTCTTCAACCTTTAATAGGAACTCACTCAGGAGCTTTTGCTCTCTCTTGTCAAGTAGAGCTTCCCCGAGTATCTTTGTTTCCTCAATGTCCGCCTTTAGCTCGGACTTTATACCTGTAAGCAAGTCTATGTTGAACCTCAGAATGCGGTCATAGACCAGAACCTTCTCAAGTATCTTTATCTTTTCCATCTCTTACCTCAACAATCTCCTCAATATGAATTATACCCGCTCCTCTCAGATACTCTCTGAAGTCTTCAATTACAAGGAAGCCTTGAGAACTCAGTAACTCCTTCACCTTACTGTTTATCCTTTCACCGTGGGGGTCAAGGTCGTACAGGAGGATAACCCCTTCTGCTATGGGTTCTAATAGGTCGGGTAGGTCTGCGAACCTCTTTCCAGAAAGGGTAAGGACGTTTCTTATCCCGTACCTGCGTAGGGCTTTGAGGTCGTTCTTTCCCTCAACGAGGACAGGGTATCTTTGAGACAGCTCTCTCAGTTTCTTTATCCAGTCTCCGAAGCTCTCAAAGTCCATGCCTTATATGCTTCATAACGTGCCACATGTCCTTATCTCCCCTGCCAGAGAGGTTCACGACCACAATTTTTCCTCTCCCAAGCTCTCTCGCCACGTCAACCGCTCTTATGACGGCGTGGGCTGACTCAAGGGCTGGTATTATGCCCTCAGTCTTGGAGAGCAATTTGAAACCCTCAAGGGCTTCCTCATCGGTAGCACAAACGTATTCCCCCCTTCCGGAGTCTTTCAGCCATGCGTGTTCTGGTCCAACACCGGGGTAGTCAAGTCCCGCCGATATGGAGTGGGTAGGGAGTATCTGCCCTTCCTCGTCTTGGAGAAAGTAGCTCTTCATGCCGTGAAGGACACCCAGATGTCCTCCGGTCAATGAAGCGGCGTGCTTACCGGTTTCTATACCGTAGCCAGCAGCTTCAACGCCTATAAGCCTTACGTCCCTGTCGCCTATGAAGGGGTAGAAGATGCCCATCGCGTTTGATCCACCTCCAACGCAGGCGATAACAGCGTCCGGGAGTCTGCCCTCCCTCTCAAGGATTTGCTCCCTCGTTTCGTTTCCTATAACGCTCTGAAAGTCCCTGACTATCATAGGAAAGGGGTGAGGTCCGACCACAGAGCCTATTACGTAATGGGTGGTCCTGACGTTGGTAACCCAATCTCTGAGAGCTTCGTTTATAGCGTCTTTCAGCGTTCTACTTCCGCTCTTTACTATCCTCACTTCGGCGCCGAGGAGTTCCATTCTGAAAACGTTAAGCTCCTGTCTCTCTGCGTCCTCTTCCCCCATATAAACCACGCATTCAATACCTAACAAAGCACAGGCTGTTGCGGTTGCAACTCCGTGCTGTCCGGCTCCCGTTTCCGCTATGACCCTTCTCTTTCCCATCCTTTTGGTGAGGAGAACCTGTCCCAGCGTGTTGTTTATCTTGTGAGCTCCCGTGTGGAGTAAATCTTCCCTTTTGAGGTAGATCTTCGCACCACCCACGTACTCGGTGAGGTTTTTAGCGTAATAAAGAGGTGTGGGTCTGCCCGCATACTCCTTAAGAAGTTCTTCCAGCTCCTTTCTGAAACCTTTATCCTCCTTCAGCCTGTTGTAGGCTTCTTCAAGTTCTTCAAGGGCGTACATCAACGTCTCTGGGACGAACTTCCCGCCAAAGTCCGCAAAGTACCCTCTTTCGTCAGGTAGCATAGCCTTAATTATAGGGTGTAAATATTCTGGCTTGTAAGGTAAATTAATGAAGAGGGTGAGCCGTGATAAAGGGTAAGAGCCTTTTCTTAGAGATAATAAACGACATAATCTACATGGTAAGAATTGAAGGCTCCCAGGACCCTGCGACTGCGAAGGTTGAGTATATAAACAGCAGGGTAAAGGAATTGACGGGCTATGAGCCTAAAGACTTCATCTCAGACCCCTCCCTCTGGGTGAACTTGGTCCATCCGGAAGACGTTGACAGCGTCCTGAGGGTGACCTTGAAGCTGTTGAAGGAGAAGGAGCCTCAGGTAAGGGAGTACAGGGTAAGAACGAGAAAAGGGAACTACATATGGGTTGAAGACAGGATCATACCAATCCTTGAAAAGAGAAAACTCGTGGGATTTGTGGGTGTGGCAAGGGACATAACGAGGAGAAAGACACTTGAAGAGCTTACCCTTTTAGCTCTTGAGCTTGACCTCAGAGAGCTATTCAACAGGGCTGTTTCTTTAGTCAGGGAGGCTTTCAATGCGGACCTCGTTGTTATATATGAGGTTCCTGAAGGTGAAAGGGAAGGAGTCCTCAGGGCTGGCATAGGTGTAGAGAGAAAACTCATAGACAGGTACAGGCTACCCCTGCAGGAGGGAACGGAGTTTTACTATACCTACACATCCCAAAAGCCTGTGGTTGTGAAAGACGTTGATAAGGAGAAGAGGTTCAAGTTTACGCCTGACACATACCTCCTCGGGCTAAAGAGCGGACTTTGTATACCTATAAGGGAAGAGGAACCTTACGGAACTCTCTGTGTTTACTTCAGGGAAGCCAGAGACTTCACGAAGGAAGAGCTTGACTTTGTGAACTCTATCTCCAACATCCTTGGGCTCGCTACGAAGAGGCACAGGTATAAGAATAGGCTTGAGGACTCTGAGAGGAAGCTCCAGAAAGCCAACA from Hydrogenivirga caldilitoris includes these protein-coding regions:
- the trpB gene encoding tryptophan synthase subunit beta — protein: MLPDERGYFADFGGKFVPETLMYALEELEEAYNRLKEDKGFRKELEELLKEYAGRPTPLYYAKNLTEYVGGAKIYLKREDLLHTGAHKINNTLGQVLLTKRMGKRRVIAETGAGQHGVATATACALLGIECVVYMGEEDAERQELNVFRMELLGAEVRIVKSGSRTLKDAINEALRDWVTNVRTTHYVIGSVVGPHPFPMIVRDFQSVIGNETREQILEREGRLPDAVIACVGGGSNAMGIFYPFIGDRDVRLIGVEAAGYGIETGKHAASLTGGHLGVLHGMKSYFLQDEEGQILPTHSISAGLDYPGVGPEHAWLKDSGRGEYVCATDEEALEGFKLLSKTEGIIPALESAHAVIRAVDVARELGRGKIVVVNLSGRGDKDMWHVMKHIRHGL
- the hisC gene encoding histidinol-phosphate transaminase; this translates as MLSRRLNSLKAYKTETTKARIRLSSNELPYDLPEDLKTLILNELKETQLNRYPDPNSEELREVIGDFFGVSSENILLGNGSDELIYYLSIAVGDFSQGVYVPVPTFPMYEISADMLGRPKVCVQLDENFDINLEKSLELIANKSVVLAYYSYPNNPTGNLFSKEKIHRIREEGVFTVVDEAYYSYSGESFKDEALKREDTVVLRTLSKIGLAGLRVGILIGKESVVSELNKLRLPFNVTSPSQIIAKVVLSSGRDFIEESVKKVTSERERVLKELKGIKGVEVFPSRANFILFRTPFNAKAVHKGLVERDVLIRDMSYLPGLDRCLRVSIGKPEENDIFLEALEKVLVSLN
- a CDS encoding toprim domain-containing protein, translating into MDFESFGDWIKKLRELSQRYPVLVEGKNDLKALRRYGIRNVLTLSGKRFADLPDLLEPIAEGVILLYDLDPHGERINSKVKELLSSQGFLVIEDFREYLRGAGIIHIEEIVEVRDGKDKDT
- a CDS encoding AAA family ATPase, whose product is MRPLKLELEGFTVYKKSQVIDFEKLNFFIIQGKTGAGKTSIVDAITFALYGKVPRYGKSRSATTMVMSKGSKKLKVSLEFSVGGKRYRIERFYREKPKEDVVRVEEEGRRLDLKKTDIEGWVEKVTGLDYNTFTKVILLPQGEFDKFLKPSSPKERRDILIGLLNLEVFDRVRELAAETYRSLEGQLNAIKAELESLSELTESDIEELERRRQKLEREVEGLRSVLSELEERLRRAREREETEIELVRAKENLEGLLSKSQEFETLKRRVELARRLLPYLPYIEGLERIAKELRDLRLEREKVLKKKIEVEEELKNVKLEREEVEREYSKLPKLREELHLLVSERERLSLAKEELSSIEQNLKAVEEKEKVLRQKEEVLKDREEKLQVGEEYIRRTEEEINSLGYDEEEYERLLKEVEKKQTLLEQQRRLEEIERELKELESLRDVKVRELKSLRESLEEAERELQESSIKVYVQHIRAHLKEGDQCPVCGGEFKGTPEGQESADTEGLRLKVKELQNRLLSEEKELSSLEAKVESLTKERESLSSKLRGWENILKIDIESRLKTLEEKKKKKKELEEKLKKFTERYNQRLREREEALREVERLKSELSSLKSSIDEKRKRLSGLLKGETTPEAVDERLSELAFKEKDIKSKIEEVERKREEIGKYIEELNKSLIFLDTKLSEIESSIEGKEKEKKENSRKLAPLFEELGDLDKVKELSMTQEELSALERELETYNREVAGLEDRIKELERKLSQIQETEKPENIEMLLASKREELEQLLKTVGELKITAQQKRELLEKKESLGKRASEIEREILIYSQISEDLKSNKLQDFAASLMLNRIVERASEYLYNFTNTYEFGLDDKGELVVIDRAQGTERDVKSLSGGETFLASLSLALGVSDILSADAHLESLFIDEGFGSLDEETRERVSDILEVIKQRINRMVGIISHIPDLAERFHQRVVVKKHGDFSTVEVFY